The sequence AAAGCTTACCTTTTATcagatattaaaatatttattattattattaatatttttttagttttcttatattttgacattttcgACGATACTACACGCTGGCCGTTCGATCTTGTCATCTCGACGATTTTCTGGATAAAATAAACGTTTTTTTTAACCCATTTTTTGCTGTCCGAGTTTCTTCCTGCTTTTCGTTTTTGCAGCGATATAACTTTGATCCCTGGAAGTAGGATGTTTGGGACTCTTAATCGAAATAGATACACAATGGAGCTGCATGCATCAAACGCATGGAATAGGAGCTGCTTCCCCAcctggaaagaaagaaaacggGGGGTTATTGTGACTGAGAATACAAGGGTTTATTCTAAATCCCAAAATATGCCCGCTGAGATCCTCTTTTCTCTGCAACTCACAAGGACAGTTCAGAAAGGGCTAGCTCCCCATGTATTAGTCATTTATATAAACAATTTCCACAGTCGACCCTGTCACACAATTAACTGATCATATGATAAAAGAATGGGGCTggtttcttatattttaatctaATCAACATGTATGCTCCTGAGTTAAAACGTAATTATGTATATAGAAGAAATGACGGTGAGTGTGAAAAGCGTAAACCATGCAGAGAGGGGGACGGTCTGCAGTGGAGACTGGAGACTGTAGAGTACGTACGGTACAAAAGAGACTGAAATTCGGGTCTTTCATCTTCAGAGattgaaaaaagagagaaagcaaAGCCAAGCAAAGCAAAGCAAAGCAGAGCAGAGGAGAGAGATGATAAGAAGTGGGGATAACAATAACCCTACATTACGCTAGAGATTGTTGTGTCCCCTGTTTGGGATTTCTTTAGATATCCATGTCCTCACTCTCCCTCACTTTTGCTTCTGCACTGGATTTCTCATTTTAATATACTGCATCGCTAGATTCATCCACCGATTCCACCCTCTGTGTATTTAACACCAGATCTTCGTACTCTCTATAGACTATACCACCTAACACTGCAACCCTATCACGCAAGTGAGTCAAAACAAGCAAATCCAAGTAACTAACCTTGTAGAAAGAGAGACAGATTAGCCAGTTCTctctcatttattattattattattttcactggTACCAGAGCCATCATTATTATTCACTCCCTTAGGATCTGGGTTTCTTGTGCCTCCCTCTCTTGTTTCGCTGCACTCCCTTCCTCTCTTTTCCGCGTTTGTCGCTTTAACAGTCCACCTCCGTGATTTCCTTCTCCTGAACAGTCTCTTTCTTTGtcgttttccttttattttttctccccCACTCTTATTGGTACCGCGTCAACATCAATATCACAGTTACTGTTTCCATTGTTTTATGGGGCTCATGGACTTTGCTTGTGGACTTCATTTTCCAAATATGGCAACGAAGCAACCGGCGTAATTCAGTGGTACACTTCTGCAAGTTGGATGCCCTTCCCGGTGAGTTGAATCAGAACCCTGAAACCATGTTTATTCTCTCTGTTACAATCATCTTATTGATGGTAGTTTGATTGTGTGTCTCATGATTGGTTGAACAAGTGAAAATGACCCACATCTCCACATTCAAGTGGGTCCACTGTTGTCTGTAGATTTCCCCTTGTTTTGATCTAAATCATACATTGGCAATGAGTGACTGATTTGTGGCGATGATTGTTTGTTTTGGAAACTGACTGTTCTGAAGAAGACAATGATATAACAGTGATTGGTTGAAAATAGGACTTCATTCATGACTGACCTTCTATAGAAGTAAGAAAAATCATTCCCAGTTTCGCCTTTCATAAATGGTGGAGGGCGATCACTTAGATTTCTCTTTGTCATGGCTAAACCTACACCTAAACCTAAACCTAGGGTAAATGATAAGACTGCTTCCATCCCCATTTGTCCCAGAATGAAGTACTGTGATTTTTGAACTTGGcttcctttcttctcctccCCAAATATTCTTAACAGAGAGTATCATGTTTTCATGCATGCATTCAcagtgcaatttttttttttttcattttattttattgaaagcTTAAGTAATGACCCCAACTGTTTAATCAACCAcaagatttaataatttatgatttatccGTCATGTTGCTTTctccttttttctatttctcttacGTATAAAGGATATAtcttcatatataaaatttaaaggttGATAAAGACATTGGATTTCCCGATTACCAGTGGTATCAGTCAGTAAGGGGACAATAAAGTTGTTGCCCTTTTGTTAACTTTAGGCAATACGGACCCTGAAACCACATACACCGATGTAGGAGGATtgtcctttgttttcttctggtagtgatatatttgaaaaagaaaatgataacaGTCTTCAGAGTGAATCAGATGATAACCCTTTTAAAAAagtcataaataaaatagtataattCATCttgaaatgattctaaaaaCTAATGGCACTcataatttttgtttggaaGTCATGTGAAAAACAGCATTTCTTTTTTCTGGGAAAGCAGTTCTCTGCATGCATAGAGTATAGCAGTTATTCTTTGCAGATTCTAATGACACCCACAGCAGTTATTCAGCAGCATGCATGTCATAGAGGttagaaaaaggagaaaaagtcATGGATCTCTAGTAAACTGACCCACTAGTAactagcttttttttttcctttcctttttttcccctgcAATATGCTAGAACACAACAATGAGATAAGGAGCTCCTGAATACAGACTGTTGGGCTATAGAATAATTGGAATCCATTGATGAACGGGTGGTATCTGGCTTTGGGCTTAGTGCTTATTGCTTTCTTGTTCTGCATTTCTGGTATATGTCCATGGGGCATAGGAGTTGTAAGAATTTCTCCCTTTCCAGTGGGCATTTGTCATTTCCAAGGTGTGTCTGGGCGTCAGGATATCAGAAAAGTGGGCTTGAGTTCTACATGATGTGAGGGAAAACTTTCTATACTGAGATGCCAATGTAAATCAGTAGGCTCAGTGATTGATATGATGGAAAAGCTTCCAGGAGATATGGAGTATGGTATGGGTACGTACTGCATTTTTCTAATTCATGCTTTTGTCCTTGTTTTGCCCGTGTTGGGCATATTTTGATTGCGATGCTTCTCAATCATGAGCTTCCATAggaaaattaaaacacaaaaCTAGTGATTAACATGTAAGTGTTCAAGCAGTAGAATTTAGTCGGGTCCCAATCCACCAGGACCATGTTTGTATTCCACTCCCTTTACTCTTCAAGCTCACCTCTGGATCATGTTGAAGAGGAGTTGGGAAAGGGTTTAATGTGGATTCTATTATGGGTTTAATATGATCATACTACACTCCTATAATGAAAGATTTCTGTGAAACTAGCTATATATGAACCAGACTTTTGTCTTCCTTGGCtgctttctcttttcttttttttatttttcatccagTGTCATGTGtcaaagaatgatttttttctagCTTTGTTCAGGGTCAAAACTGAATTATATATATCAAGCGCTCAGACTAGGTGTACCAAATGGATGGTGTGGAGTTTTTGATGAGTGaaaggaagaagaggaagaaagatgAGATTGGGGGACAGCGAAGTTGGAACTTCAAAACATGTACTTTCTTCTACCATAAAATGATGGGCCATGTCAATCCACAAGGCCACTACAGAGGATCAAGTCCAAGTAGAAATGGGCCTTTCATAGGACCCATTTGATGGTCAGTTAGTAGGGCTCAAATTTGCTTTGTGGCCCAATTTTGTATGGGCTGGACTTGTCATAGCTTGGGTCATCACTTTGTGTGAAGTTTTAGGAGTCTAGTTCTAACACCCCTTCAtggcctcttttttttttttttctcatctccCACAAGCTTGAGTAGGTCATCTCCTATAAATCAAGGTTTTGATATCATGTTACGTACGTTTTCCTGTAATGAAAGCTTTACACGACCTTCTgtgataaagagaaaaaatattatgCAGGTAATATTTATTATCGTAACATCTTGAAACATAACAAAATCCATGAAACAAAGGTTTGGGTGGTGTTAGCAGAATAAGAAGAGCAAAGTGTAGCAGCTAGCAGCTAGCAGCAGTTTCTATTCAAATTTTCTGTGGAATTCCTTTCTCCACTGATATTGAAATTGGATGTGTGGGTTCGTGCTTTTCTCACCATATTTGCAGTAAGGGTTTCTCCATTTTGTTCTACAACCCTAATACATCAATCTGTGCATGCATATATACATGTGTATATTTTTGAGACTTGGctttatttatttggaaaaatatgtAACAATATTTATCTGGAAAGGGAATACTAGTATACATATATAGGTGGAAGTAAATGTTCTACCCTTCCATCATGGTGTCTTCTTTGTGTCATAAATCTTGAATCTGTTTACAGTTACTAAATCATCTGCCAATTCTCAACAATTTAGAGTATCCCACTGTTAAATCTCTAGATAGAATTGTTGACTGAAGGCCAGGTATGTCCAGCatgaaaaattaatgaaaaaataaccCATGGATGCCAGAATTGGCATCTTTTTAGAAGCATGACTGAAGATTTTTCAGTTCCATTCCTGCCATGCTCTATTAATAAGGATGCTATATTAATCATTTGagtttatttaactctcactgAAAAAAGATTTAAACTTCATTTCTTAGTTCATCTCTTTTCTTCACTAGGTCTGGGATGTATATTGGTTATGCAATCAAACCCTACTTTATTTAGTTTAGGCAATATTtgaagctatgtttggttaacGGGGTATAGTGTGAGATAGACTAAGAGATGTGATAACATGTCATATCCTATCCGTTAAATTtaggataaaaatataatattggtTAAGTATGGGATACAAAAAATAAGGAGATAACTTAACCCACCTCTTTTTTATATCCCCATATAATAATACTTTGTcctattgataataaatttattcctttgattcattttcttctatatttttttaaaattttttactactattttgtaacaaaaaaaaagttaaaaatattcatttttggcTAAAAAGAATTAAAGCAATGTGAATtgtaaaatctaaaataataacaacatataatattatttaacatatagaaaaaaattcttatatttaacaacattatgtaatatttttatttgtaaattttaaatattttaatcataaaagattattaacaaagaaatataaaattacttattaaattataaatttttgattaattttcaaatgatattaaatatgagagagatttcatgtttttttaataacaaacgTGAgaatacaatttatttttattttaaaaatgatcaaatagtGAAATACAATATGTTTTccattccaatttttatttttcaatagatTGAACATAGACATCAAATAATATTTCCATATATTCTACAAATCAAACATGAATATAATATTGCATATCTCATTAGACATATTATCATAAGATATTATTTTCAGGATGTGATGTCGAAGAATATCATGAGACGTGCATATCATATTCTATCATGTTAATCAAACTTAGCCTTAGGCAAATCACAGTATTTAGGCAATCAAGTGTCTAAATCCGATTATATTCTTTTCTTCCATAAACaaaccttttccaaaaaaactATTGGCAAACATATTACTAGCAAGACAGATTAATTCTATCTAGTGAACACCCAATTGATATATGGTAATCAAACTTAAACTTAATATCTTCAAGGAGTTCACTCCTGAAAAAtgttggtatatatatatatatatataacctgaGCTCAAATCTTATGTacatttgatattttagttCCATGTTGAAATGTGAGTATTAGAGAAAAATTAAGATGGAGACAATGACAATGAAGCTAGGGGCAGAGCAGGAGAATGACATTATTTTATCACATCTATGTTTCAGATATATTCAAGTATCTCCAAAGAGTCTTACAGCAAAAGGCTAAAAGTCTTCCCACTAATCAAACTGGAAATCCAAGAATCCATTAGTTTTGTTAAGTCTGCATTGAATTCCTTAGTCCATTCGTTATCAATGTGCTTGATATTATTATGCATGATGTAAGATATATCGATAACTAgtaacctatcaaaaaaagaaagatatatgGTTAACTAGTAGAGTGCAGCCCTTGAGTTTCTGTCTGCTCCCTTGTATAGAAGCCCACACTCGACCACTTTTTAATTTGTTCAATGAGATTTGTGATCTCTAGGTCAAGCACtaggtttaattaattttatcatcatCTTCACAAGCATAGTATTTATGGTTTGATTGTACTAAGTGACCTGAACCCTTCTGAAATTAATATAATCAAGCAGTTATACGCTAACTTTGCATTTTCCATTTACTATAAGTAGGTGAGATACAGTATGATTGGCCTCCAATTTACTGAAGAGAATACCATAAAGGTTTGAAGGTTTGTATATCAATATTAGAAATTAGGTACATGTTCATAGACATGGCCTAGGCAAGACAAATTTTAGGGTATTGTGGAGAAAGTATGATTGACAAGATGGGAAGAACAAGGAGTGGTCTAGGAGTTTCATATCATCATCATTCTCCTGGGCATGAGGGACACTATTTAGTATTGGaacttttgatatttttgtctgCTGCACTTTAGCGAAAGGAATTTTGACTGACTCTGACACGAGTGGAGCTGGTTTTGTTAGGTTACCATGAACATGACATGACAGAGAGAGAAGATATTAggtcataaaagaaaattggtgCTTCGCATGTATAGTGGTTTTAAGTTTTCCGAGGAAGGCTTTCCACCGAAGTcgtttaaatggaaaagaagaagaagaagaagaagaagcatcaCAACACTTGGCACTGAACTAGTCGACCGATATATAAAGGAAATAGCcatatcaaaggaaaaaaattgcagAAACTTGAGGAAAAATTTAATCTTGTCTTCCTTTTGATAAACCTAGTGGTTTTATCTTCAGGTTTCAACTTGGAAAAAGAACTTCTCTTTAAATAACTAGCTTCTCTAATGATCTTTTAGATACTTCTTTGAAGTTCTTTGCTGCTTCTACTTTACAATAGACACAATGATTATCTGTCATTAACATACGCTAGGTTAATGGGGATGTACACGCTTCAAGTTATCTGTCACTGGGGTCAAAATATCAGCTTCAGCATATATGCTTTTACCCTATATGATTGAGCAAGTTCATGCTTCAACTATTTAGTGCTAGTTTGTGGATACAACAGCCAAATTAGTGATAAAGAAACCAGATTAGTCATtacaaataataacaaaaacaatgcATAATAGGATTTGAACTTTTAGAGAAAGGGTTCATAACAATCTACTTCATAGTAGAGCTCACATTGACTGATGCCAAATCATCTTTATCCTCTTTTTCTTGGTGAACAATCATATGGTTGGTCTTAGGTACTCTTCACTTGAGACATACTTACTTTATTGATAATTTCTTAGATGGAATGGGGGCAaaggtttttatgaaaagtgtgaaatgggggagagagagagagactaaTCAAAACGATTCTCACAACAATCCTTATCAAATTTGTATgactaatcaatcaattaatcctGGATCATTATGTTAGAACAGCAAGAGGGTAGATATTATAACTTGCATAACATTGAACGTTTTTGCAGATTTAAAATCCATGCAGAGCCCTCCAATCACACTGATTGCACATAAAGGGCTTTTTACAGAACCCATGGGAGTTTCTTAATCAGTAATATTCATAGCAATTTCTTCCGAAACTTAATTTCCTAGAAGAGGTTATACTTTTGCTAGAACATTTGGATAGTGTCCtcaaatacttttgaaattttttgaagtatGCTTTAGCAGGTAAATTGTTTATCTAAAGAACATCATCACAATGCTTAGTGCCAGCGACTACAAACTGCTAAagaataaatcaattataaccTTAAGATAATCAACATAGTCAGAACCTCTTACCTGAAATCTGCtaatttctctctttgtttttcatgCTTGATTAGCGTGGTTTCCTTTTGTGTACATGTTTTTGCCTCAGGAATCTTCTCTCCTTTGGGTTCCTCTGTGAAAAGGATATGATAGGTAAGGAATATTGCTTTATAACCCACAATCACCATGGTCGACTGGTCGTCAGTTGTATAACAGTTTATTAAATAAAGGAACCAGGGAAGTTTCATGGGAGTTTGTGTGCTTGGAGCTTTTATTATTTGACACAAAAGAAAGTAAATGTTCATAAGATAACCATTGGTTGATCCCCTCTTTGCCTATGTATAAGAAACTCAGTTTCTACAACTATCTTAACTTTATTTACGAAAATATTTCAACTAGAattagtacaaaaaaaaaaaaaaaaaacaaaaacaataaagaacaaataaagaACTTACTACCTGGAAGCACATCTCGCCACTGACATCCTTGTTGCGCACCTACATCACAGATGATGGGATCGAGTGCTTCTGATGCTCATCTAGCCTGCGAGGCTGTGAAACCTCCAGGAATCTTTGAGTGGGTACTTCTTGTTGCGCTTATCTGGAGTTAGACAacaaaaagaagggaaaaggtaagaaagaaaaaaaaataaaaaaatgacgtTTGATGAATGTAATGGCCTGCCATAGTGTCTTTGTTGTCTCTATGAACTGCTTAAGACGTATATTCCAGTCCCAAAGAAGGGCATCAATCGCCAGTTAAACCAACTACAACCATCGTATGGGTGTTGGTGTATGTCTGGATGGTCTTCTTGCTTGGTTTTCCCAATTCTTGAGCTTCATGCCTTTCCTAGGATGCAAGAGAAAACTAATGGCACATGAAAGAAATCTACCTACTTTGTGTGCATAGACACTCAGACGTCTGATATACCGGATTTTCTCCTTTCCTAGGATGCAAGAGAAAACTAATGGCACATGAAAGAAATCTACCTACTTTGTGTGCATAGACACTCAGACGTCTGATATACCGGATTTTCTCCTTTCCTGGGATGCAAGAGAAAACTTGCACATGAAAGAAATCTACCTACTTTGTGTGCATAGACACTCAGACGTCTGATATGCCGGATTTTCTCTGACACTCTTATCGTTCATGTGAATCCCTACAACATCCTTTTGCAGCGATTTCAAACTTCTACTGTGAACAGATATAATCGAGAGGAaatactaaaagaaaaatggtgtaGAAAACAGATTAGTATTTTCAAGTAGCTAGCTTATGCAATTTTCATTGTGGAGCACACATTTGGTATTCCTGCTCAAATTTGATGTTTGCTCATCGCTAGCTACTTGTGTTACTATATCTGTTGTGAGAGTGAGTGAAAGATATGGAACTGAAAGAAAGCACAGatgataattaatataatagtaaaaatgaGATCGTAATTGGTACGACCAAAAACAAAAGGATAATATTTAAGACATGGAACAAGCAAGGATGACATTAACACAAAATAACAtctaattgtttaaaatttcaGACAAGAAACGCAACAGAAATCCATCAGAACACAAGTCTGGGATAGCTAAACAGTTTTCTGTTGTTCACAAACTTCAAAAAGCTCAATGTAATCCATATTAACATAGCCTGTGATTTTTGTTGCCATCCAGAGGATTACGGGAGTTTTGGTCTTGAAACTGAGACTCCAGTCGACGATTTGAAGTGGTCATGAATAGAGTAGGGTTTTGTTGTCGGACATTTGTGGTGGTCATGAAAACTGAAGTAGGGTTTTGATCCTGAAAGTTACCTGTGGATGGACCCATGTTTGTCATTGCAGAGTAACCGGAATGAATTCTACTATCGTCTATGTCCCAATTTCCAGGAAAACATGGAAAATTGTTGGAGTTTACCCCACTTGATACTGCAATGTTGGGGGAATAATTGAAAATGGAAGATGATGTTGAAGAGCTTGGAATGCCCAAAAATTTCTCAATGATGCCCACAGTAGCCATTTGATGTTCCAGCGAGTGGGTGCTGGGTTCTTCTACTTCAGCCACCACTTCGAGGGAAGCACTCATTTCTTGGCTGCGAGAACCCGATGCTTCACCAGTTTCGAGTGGACTGGAAGGGACTAACTGTTCCAAATTATTAGGGTTTGCTTCAGAACATTGTTTCGACTTTTCGAGACTTCTCataatcattttttctcttgttcTTTCCCTTGCCCTTGCCCTTGCTTTCTCGCGAGATTCCTTTGCAAGAGGATTAAGTGCTGATTTACTACGAGgttttctgttctttttctCTTGAGTAGTCAGTACTGAAGATTCACCATTTGTCACAATGCCCTTGGGCTCTCCATTGTGGGCGATCTCCTTCAATCTCGATGTTCCTTTGCTTTCGGAAATAGAGGATGCACTCGTTCCACCACTAGTGCCACCACCACCAATGTGCTTTATTTGTGGAAGATTTCCGGTGAGTTCCTTGATTGCTGCTTTGGACTTGGTGAAGAGCCATTCTATGGTTTTGCTTGCC is a genomic window of Vitis riparia cultivar Riparia Gloire de Montpellier isolate 1030 chromosome 1, EGFV_Vit.rip_1.0, whole genome shotgun sequence containing:
- the LOC117912686 gene encoding transcription factor TCP12; translated protein: MFPSSNRSNPFRYIDDENPNSGEDQPPSSFLHFPAAFLDDYELLPTNLLPQRQLMLVDRSGAQGDQSEINAAASNKTTSVDKETSSDVVADQQQEPLEVPPMKKSDSAKKSVPRKRTGKKDRHSKIYTAQGPRDRRMRLSLQIARKFFDLQDILGFDKASKTIEWLFTKSKAAIKELTGNLPQIKHIGGGGTSGGTSASSISESKGTSRLKEIAHNGEPKGIVTNGESSVLTTQEKKNRKPRSKSALNPLAKESREKARARARERTREKMIMRSLEKSKQCSEANPNNLEQLVPSSPLETGEASGSRSQEMSASLEVVAEVEEPSTHSLEHQMATVGIIEKFLGIPSSSTSSSIFNYSPNIAVSSGVNSNNFPCFPGNWDIDDSRIHSGYSAMTNMGPSTDKRNKKYPLKDSWRFHSLAG